A section of the Corynebacterium tuberculostearicum genome encodes:
- a CDS encoding tyrosine recombinase XerC, producing the protein MSEDGKSAKAPKVEGQMAEAIEDFADFQLHVKGRAEATVRGYRSDLRDLARSVPTFAEFDLNSLRQWLAEAVAEGKSRSTLARRTAAAKGFSTWAVREGHLKRDVAARLVTPKVGRHLPTVLAPEQAGELMGNAVSADEVHFLRDSAILELLYASGMRVAELVRLDLGDIDFQRGTLHVTGKGNKQRVVPFGHAAEDALKQWIDKGRGEIAAAGTEAVFVGSRGGRIDQRQVRRIVEKAAKVTGTQGLTPHGVRHSAATHLLEGGADLRVVQELLGHSSLNTTQIYTHVSAQRLQRVYDQAHPRA; encoded by the coding sequence ATGAGTGAAGATGGAAAGTCCGCGAAGGCTCCGAAAGTTGAGGGGCAGATGGCTGAGGCCATTGAGGACTTCGCGGATTTCCAACTACATGTCAAAGGCCGCGCAGAAGCGACGGTGCGCGGGTATCGCTCCGACTTGCGCGACCTTGCACGCAGCGTGCCTACCTTCGCGGAGTTTGACCTCAACAGCCTGCGCCAATGGTTGGCAGAGGCTGTTGCGGAAGGAAAATCGCGTTCCACCCTGGCACGGCGCACTGCGGCAGCGAAGGGATTTTCTACTTGGGCAGTGCGCGAAGGGCACCTGAAGCGAGATGTTGCTGCCCGCCTGGTAACTCCTAAAGTGGGTCGTCATCTTCCCACGGTTCTCGCTCCGGAGCAGGCCGGCGAGCTTATGGGCAATGCGGTCTCTGCAGATGAAGTCCACTTCCTTCGCGATAGCGCCATCTTGGAGTTGCTCTATGCCTCCGGTATGCGCGTGGCGGAGTTGGTCCGGCTGGACCTAGGCGATATTGATTTTCAACGTGGTACCTTGCACGTCACCGGTAAGGGCAATAAGCAGCGCGTAGTGCCTTTCGGGCACGCAGCGGAAGACGCCTTAAAGCAGTGGATTGACAAAGGCCGTGGAGAAATCGCTGCGGCCGGTACTGAAGCGGTTTTTGTTGGCAGCAGGGGAGGACGCATCGATCAGCGCCAGGTGCGCCGCATTGTAGAAAAGGCCGCCAAAGTCACTGGTACACAGGGGCTTACCCCGCACGGGGTGCGCCACTCTGCCGCGACCCACCTATTGGAAGGCGGGGCGGATTTGCGCGTAGTGCAAGAACTGCTGGGGCACTCCTCGCTTAATACCACGCAGATTTATACCCACGTGTCCGCGCAGCGCTTGCAGCGCGTATACGATCAAGCCCATCCCCGAGCCTAA
- the dprA gene encoding DNA-processing protein DprA: protein MSELDLSTPYTTWVYLNRVVEGPSAALQALLTQYPAEEIAHGIYNRADWIGPLLARTASRYDWLRQAEDMAAAERVGARLITAESPEWPTEEFDSAFGFYQHSGEAPATFDDQALPPHSLWVRGAPLQAEVAQAVAIVGTRAISRYGWQATHNVVSGLVQHEWTPISGGALGVDTVAHETALHNNGRTVAIAACGIDRDYPARNANLFAKIADNGCIVSEFAPETAPKRHRFLTRNRLVAALSHGTVVMEAAFRSGALNTLNWAEALGRVAMAVPGPITTSGSLGCHQRIQEGRAQLVTSADEIRALVSRAGEVDPGAQYEINFAATMTQRLSRNELRVFDATPPLGQEKATAEDIAREAGFRLPLTVHLLLALEKMCVVVRHGNTWARRETE from the coding sequence ATGAGCGAACTTGATCTCTCTACTCCTTATACCACCTGGGTATACCTCAACCGAGTGGTGGAAGGTCCCTCTGCGGCGTTGCAGGCCTTGCTTACGCAGTATCCAGCTGAGGAAATCGCCCACGGAATCTACAATCGCGCCGACTGGATTGGCCCGCTTTTGGCCCGCACGGCCTCTCGCTATGACTGGTTGCGGCAAGCCGAAGATATGGCGGCAGCCGAAAGGGTCGGGGCTCGGCTCATTACGGCAGAAAGCCCAGAGTGGCCTACAGAGGAGTTTGACTCTGCATTCGGCTTCTATCAGCACAGCGGGGAGGCTCCAGCTACTTTTGATGACCAAGCATTGCCACCGCATAGCCTGTGGGTGCGCGGTGCGCCATTGCAGGCAGAGGTTGCTCAAGCTGTGGCCATCGTCGGTACTCGTGCCATTTCTCGCTATGGCTGGCAGGCCACCCACAACGTCGTGTCCGGATTGGTTCAGCATGAATGGACTCCAATATCCGGCGGCGCGCTGGGAGTGGATACCGTCGCGCACGAAACCGCCCTGCACAACAACGGGCGCACGGTAGCCATAGCAGCGTGTGGTATCGATAGGGACTACCCAGCCCGCAATGCCAACCTATTTGCCAAGATTGCAGATAACGGCTGCATCGTTTCTGAATTCGCGCCGGAAACCGCACCGAAGCGCCACCGGTTCCTAACGCGGAACCGCCTAGTGGCAGCGCTGAGCCACGGCACAGTAGTTATGGAGGCCGCGTTTCGATCTGGTGCATTAAACACCCTTAACTGGGCAGAGGCGCTTGGGCGTGTTGCGATGGCGGTGCCGGGACCAATAACTACTAGCGGTTCGTTGGGCTGCCATCAGCGCATTCAAGAAGGCCGCGCACAGTTGGTTACCAGTGCTGATGAAATTCGCGCTCTAGTAAGTCGCGCCGGGGAAGTGGACCCAGGCGCACAGTACGAAATCAATTTTGCGGCAACCATGACCCAACGCCTCTCCCGCAATGAGTTGCGCGTCTTTGACGCGACGCCACCGCTAGGACAGGAGAAAGCAACGGCAGAGGACATTGCCCGCGAAGCGGGATTCCGTTTACCGCTGACAGTTCACTTACTACTGGCACTGGAAAAGATGTGCGTTGTCGTCCGGCATGGCAATACCTGGGCGCGCCGGGAAACGGAATAA
- a CDS encoding ribonuclease HII — translation MRRLKQRRTYEVALNKAGLGPVAGVDEAGRGACCGPITIAACVMPDRPIKELSELTDSKKLTPKQREKFFPLIKDKAVDWSVLHIGAGDIDKRGIQHANISGMRRAVVRLETRPGYVLTDALFIPGLTQPHLPIIGGDAAARCIAAASVLAKVSRDHLMYELDARYPGYGLASHKGYGTKAHEAAIAALGACPEHRMSYENVRRAHAEFAARA, via the coding sequence ATGCGGCGGCTTAAACAGCGACGCACCTACGAGGTCGCATTGAACAAGGCCGGTTTAGGCCCGGTAGCCGGTGTGGATGAAGCGGGTCGCGGTGCCTGCTGTGGACCAATCACCATCGCGGCCTGTGTGATGCCCGATCGGCCGATCAAGGAGTTGTCGGAACTTACTGACTCCAAGAAGCTCACCCCCAAACAACGCGAGAAGTTTTTTCCACTCATTAAAGACAAGGCTGTGGACTGGTCTGTACTGCATATTGGTGCGGGGGACATCGATAAGCGCGGCATCCAGCACGCCAATATTTCCGGCATGCGCAGGGCAGTTGTGCGCCTGGAGACACGTCCGGGCTATGTGCTTACCGACGCCCTCTTTATCCCCGGCCTCACCCAACCCCACCTGCCCATTATCGGCGGCGATGCGGCCGCGCGGTGTATCGCCGCGGCGAGTGTGTTGGCCAAGGTCAGCCGCGACCACCTGATGTACGAGCTGGATGCGCGGTACCCCGGCTACGGGTTAGCCAGCCATAAGGGGTACGGAACCAAGGCGCATGAGGCCGCAATTGCGGCGCTTGGAGCGTGCCCGGAGCACCGGATGAGCTACGAAAACGTCCGCCGTGCTCATGCGGAGTTTGCCGCGCGTGCCTAG
- the rplS gene encoding 50S ribosomal protein L19, which translates to MSNIIDKVDAAQLRDDIPSFRPGDTLDVNVKVIEGNNERAQLFKGICIRRQGSGIRETFTVRKVSFGIGVERTFPVHSPNLESIKVSRRGRVRRAKLYYLRDLRGKKARIKERR; encoded by the coding sequence ATGTCCAACATTATTGACAAGGTCGATGCAGCACAGCTGCGCGACGATATCCCGTCCTTCCGCCCAGGCGATACCCTCGACGTTAACGTAAAGGTTATCGAGGGCAACAACGAGCGTGCACAGCTCTTCAAGGGCATCTGCATCCGTCGCCAGGGCTCCGGCATCCGCGAGACCTTCACCGTCCGTAAGGTCTCCTTCGGTATCGGCGTTGAGCGTACCTTCCCGGTTCACTCCCCGAACCTGGAGTCCATCAAGGTCTCCCGCCGTGGCCGCGTCCGTCGTGCGAAGCTCTACTACCTGCGCGATCTGCGCGGCAAGAAGGCTCGCATCAAGGAGCGTCGCTAG
- the rpsB gene encoding 30S ribosomal protein S2 — MAVVTMRELLDAGVHFGHQTRRWNPKMRRFIFTDRNGIYIIDLQQTLTYIDEAYEFVKETVAHGGTILFVGTKKQAQEAVAEEATRVGMPYVNHRWLGGMLTNFQTVSKRLKRMKELQAMDEREDGYKGRTKKEVLMLNRERAKLERVLGGISDMAKTPSALWIVDTNKEHIAVKEAHKLNIPVVAILDTNCDPDDVDFPIPGNDDAIRSTKLLSGIVASAVEEGKKAREERQLAAAKEAAGDSAEKEKRDAEAAAAASDPASAEKSEEASADKAEK, encoded by the coding sequence ATGGCAGTTGTAACCATGCGCGAGCTCCTCGACGCTGGTGTGCACTTTGGCCACCAGACCCGTCGCTGGAATCCGAAGATGCGTCGTTTCATCTTCACTGACCGTAACGGCATCTACATCATCGACCTGCAGCAGACGCTGACCTACATTGACGAGGCTTACGAGTTCGTCAAGGAAACCGTTGCACACGGCGGCACCATCCTGTTCGTTGGTACCAAGAAGCAGGCTCAGGAAGCAGTTGCTGAGGAAGCAACCCGCGTCGGTATGCCTTACGTCAACCACCGCTGGTTGGGCGGCATGCTCACCAACTTCCAGACCGTTTCCAAGCGTCTGAAGCGCATGAAGGAGCTTCAGGCAATGGACGAGCGTGAGGACGGCTACAAGGGCCGCACCAAGAAGGAAGTTCTCATGCTCAACCGTGAGCGCGCCAAGCTCGAGCGCGTTCTGGGTGGCATCTCCGATATGGCCAAGACCCCGTCCGCACTGTGGATTGTTGACACCAACAAGGAGCACATCGCGGTCAAGGAAGCTCACAAGCTGAACATCCCAGTTGTTGCCATCCTGGACACCAACTGCGACCCGGACGACGTTGACTTCCCGATCCCGGGCAACGACGACGCCATCCGCTCCACCAAGCTGCTCTCCGGCATCGTTGCCTCCGCTGTTGAGGAAGGCAAGAAGGCTCGTGAGGAGCGTCAGCTAGCTGCAGCTAAGGAAGCTGCCGGCGACTCCGCTGAGAAGGAAAAGCGTGACGCTGAGGCAGCTGCCGCAGCTTCCGACCCGGCTTCTGCGGAAAAGTCTGAGGAAGCATCCGCAGACAAGGCCGAGAAGTAG
- a CDS encoding YraN family protein produces the protein MHFSSEHRLATKKPRHKQVLGKRGEAFAARYLRERGAEIIAANVSYRVGEIDLIAREPNGTIVFVEVKTRANSNYGVAEAVTPQKLARLRKAAAQWLDGRPLSEVRFDVIALVARGQGFALEHFKGVEDGSR, from the coding sequence ATGCACTTTAGTTCAGAACACCGCTTGGCCACGAAGAAGCCTCGTCATAAACAAGTCTTAGGCAAAAGGGGAGAAGCCTTCGCAGCGCGCTATCTGCGCGAGCGCGGGGCGGAAATCATCGCTGCCAACGTTTCTTATCGAGTGGGAGAGATCGACCTCATCGCCCGGGAACCTAACGGAACCATTGTCTTTGTTGAGGTTAAGACCCGCGCCAATTCCAACTACGGGGTAGCTGAGGCCGTAACCCCGCAGAAGCTCGCGCGCCTGCGCAAAGCCGCGGCGCAGTGGCTCGACGGAAGGCCACTGTCTGAGGTGCGATTCGACGTCATTGCCTTGGTCGCGCGGGGGCAGGGGTTTGCGCTGGAGCACTTCAAGGGGGTCGAAGATGGCTCTAGGTAA
- the lepB gene encoding signal peptidase I has protein sequence MTRTFRNNPSSQRLRTRDFLIPVVAGFVLLVLLQALVGRMYVIPSASMEPTLHGCAGCKNDRIAVQKVSYYFTDPKPGEVVVFEGPESWNNEFEVNRSRNIFVRGAQNALAAVGLLPNGENILVKRVIATGGQTVSCQAGDPAVMVDGKPIEQSFVLDPPEIPVDPSVGSRECGGEYFGPVTVPEGNLWVMGDNRTNSLDSRAHLGDHLQGTVPVDNVRGRVEAVILPLSRWGGVQHPEISHAAA, from the coding sequence ATGACCCGGACATTCAGGAATAACCCTTCCTCCCAACGCCTGCGCACCCGGGATTTTCTCATCCCCGTGGTGGCAGGCTTTGTCCTGCTGGTGCTCCTGCAGGCGCTGGTGGGGCGGATGTATGTCATTCCTTCTGCTTCGATGGAACCGACCCTGCACGGGTGTGCCGGCTGCAAAAATGATCGCATTGCCGTGCAAAAGGTCAGCTACTACTTCACGGACCCCAAGCCCGGTGAGGTGGTGGTTTTTGAAGGGCCCGAGTCGTGGAATAACGAGTTTGAGGTCAATCGCTCGCGCAATATTTTTGTGCGCGGCGCGCAAAATGCCTTGGCGGCCGTAGGGCTGCTTCCCAATGGGGAAAATATCCTGGTAAAGCGCGTCATTGCTACCGGCGGGCAGACGGTGAGTTGCCAGGCTGGCGACCCTGCGGTCATGGTGGATGGAAAGCCCATTGAGCAATCCTTCGTCCTCGATCCGCCGGAGATTCCCGTAGACCCCAGCGTGGGCTCGCGAGAGTGCGGCGGTGAGTATTTTGGCCCGGTCACCGTCCCCGAGGGAAACCTCTGGGTGATGGGTGATAATCGCACCAACTCCCTCGATTCCCGTGCGCACTTGGGCGACCACCTGCAGGGCACCGTGCCGGTGGACAATGTCCGCGGTCGCGTCGAGGCCGTCATTTTGCCGCTTTCGCGTTGGGGTGGGGTGCAGCACCCGGAAATTTCGCATGCGGCGGCTTAA
- a CDS encoding DUF2469 domain-containing protein, whose amino-acid sequence MSAEELDNYEAEVELSLYREYRDVVSQFSYVVETERRFYLANAVELIPHTSGPDVYYEVRMSDAWVWDMYRSARFVRYVRVITYKDVNIEELDKPEFMMPE is encoded by the coding sequence GTGAGTGCAGAGGAACTCGATAACTACGAGGCTGAGGTAGAGCTGTCTCTCTACCGCGAGTACCGGGACGTTGTCAGCCAGTTTTCCTATGTCGTTGAAACTGAGCGGCGCTTTTATCTGGCTAATGCGGTCGAGCTTATTCCGCATACCTCTGGGCCTGATGTCTACTACGAGGTGCGCATGTCTGATGCTTGGGTATGGGATATGTACCGCTCCGCGCGCTTTGTGCGCTACGTCCGCGTTATCACCTACAAGGACGTCAATATCGAGGAGCTGGATAAGCCGGAATTCATGATGCCGGAATAG
- a CDS encoding YifB family Mg chelatase-like AAA ATPase: MALGNCLTMSLNGVLAQLVDVEANVGHGLPGIHVVGQTDTAISESRDRIRTAAFNSHLPWPKTKVVVSMSPASLPKSGSHFDLPIALAILAAQAEADFPSYGSTPSPAQRLQRTLVLGELGLDGSVRSVAGIIPALLAAREQGITTLIVPPGNAAEATLVPDMDVLVASSLKEAFSWACGNRGLPQAGSFSGSLNPTPAAASRLDFSDIAGQSNAKWAAEVAAAGGHHLMMIGPPGSGKSMIASRLPTILPTLTPDQQVETTAIHSLTGTPGEVIERAPFIAPHASVTRAALLGGGSGHPRPGAVSLAHNGVLFLDEASEVAAPVLDGLRAPLEEGHVRLARSRREVTYPARFQLVMAANPCRCAAEDPSKCRCNPHERMNYLSNLSGPLRDRLDMVVTLTGQAATINAEGEEESAVIAERVAAARERAAARWWADGITARTNGEVPSSYLRRKRPAAEAAMVMLSAYLADGEISQRGVDRVLKLSWTLADLAGKAQPDLDEIGRALDLRGSINVGRLAA, translated from the coding sequence ATGGCTCTAGGTAATTGTTTGACCATGTCCCTCAATGGAGTCCTTGCTCAGTTGGTTGACGTGGAGGCGAACGTTGGCCACGGACTGCCAGGCATACACGTTGTAGGCCAGACGGATACCGCAATCTCCGAATCCCGGGACCGGATCAGGACCGCAGCCTTTAACTCCCATCTGCCCTGGCCCAAGACCAAAGTGGTTGTTTCCATGTCCCCGGCTTCGCTTCCCAAATCCGGGTCCCACTTTGACTTACCCATAGCGCTTGCAATCCTCGCGGCGCAGGCGGAGGCCGACTTTCCTTCTTATGGCAGCACTCCCTCGCCCGCCCAACGTCTCCAGCGCACCTTGGTACTGGGCGAGCTTGGTCTCGACGGCTCCGTTCGGTCTGTAGCAGGCATCATCCCCGCTCTTCTTGCCGCACGGGAACAAGGAATAACAACTCTTATTGTTCCGCCTGGCAATGCCGCAGAGGCCACATTGGTGCCGGACATGGACGTACTCGTTGCGTCGTCTTTGAAGGAGGCCTTCAGCTGGGCTTGCGGTAATCGTGGGCTGCCGCAAGCTGGAAGTTTTTCGGGGTCGCTCAACCCCACGCCTGCGGCCGCATCGCGCCTCGACTTTAGCGATATTGCTGGTCAATCCAATGCGAAATGGGCTGCCGAGGTTGCGGCCGCCGGCGGCCACCACCTGATGATGATTGGGCCGCCTGGGTCAGGAAAATCCATGATCGCCTCGCGTCTGCCCACCATTCTGCCTACCCTTACCCCGGACCAGCAGGTCGAAACCACTGCAATTCATTCGCTGACCGGGACCCCAGGTGAGGTTATCGAGCGCGCCCCGTTCATCGCCCCGCATGCCTCGGTAACTCGGGCCGCATTACTTGGTGGCGGTTCTGGTCATCCCCGCCCCGGTGCGGTGAGCTTGGCTCACAATGGTGTGCTCTTTCTTGACGAAGCCAGTGAAGTAGCCGCGCCGGTACTCGATGGTCTGCGTGCACCGCTGGAGGAAGGACACGTGCGGTTGGCGCGCTCGCGCCGCGAGGTAACTTATCCTGCTCGCTTCCAATTGGTCATGGCAGCAAATCCGTGCAGGTGTGCGGCCGAAGATCCATCCAAGTGCAGGTGCAATCCGCACGAGCGCATGAACTACCTATCCAACCTCTCCGGTCCGCTGCGAGACCGTCTGGATATGGTGGTCACGCTAACGGGGCAGGCGGCAACTATTAACGCGGAGGGAGAAGAGGAATCCGCAGTTATCGCCGAGCGCGTCGCCGCTGCCCGTGAACGTGCCGCCGCGCGCTGGTGGGCGGATGGCATCACCGCGCGCACCAATGGAGAAGTTCCCTCGTCCTATCTGCGCCGAAAGAGGCCGGCTGCAGAAGCCGCTATGGTCATGCTGTCCGCATATTTGGCAGATGGCGAAATATCCCAGCGCGGAGTGGACCGCGTATTGAAGCTCTCCTGGACCCTGGCGGATCTAGCAGGAAAGGCGCAGCCGGACCTGGACGAAATAGGGCGCGCGCTCGATCTGCGCGGCTCAATTAATGTAGGGAGGCTCGCAGCATGA
- a CDS encoding M23 family metallopeptidase, with protein sequence MNQFLSSSTFPACRRPTFLPAAFLTLLSLLILCCPPATAYVDPASGKPSPARVLRGFDAPEQKWSPGHRGVDMALSVGSPVVAAEDGKVAFVGTVAGKPVVSIAHADGVRTTYQPVHGSVKQGQEVREGQVIGRLGNPVDGYPGLHWGALIAKDSYIDPLTLLDMPVIRLKPL encoded by the coding sequence ATGAATCAGTTTCTTTCCTCCTCCACATTTCCCGCTTGCCGACGCCCCACCTTCCTCCCCGCCGCTTTCCTCACCCTTCTTTCGCTTCTTATTCTGTGTTGCCCACCGGCCACAGCCTATGTCGACCCCGCCTCCGGCAAACCTAGCCCAGCGCGGGTACTGCGTGGATTCGATGCCCCCGAACAAAAGTGGAGCCCTGGCCACCGCGGCGTCGACATGGCCCTATCGGTGGGCTCGCCGGTGGTAGCCGCCGAAGACGGCAAGGTCGCCTTTGTGGGCACGGTTGCTGGCAAACCAGTTGTCTCCATAGCCCACGCGGATGGAGTGAGAACGACGTATCAGCCCGTACACGGCTCCGTAAAGCAGGGCCAAGAAGTCCGCGAGGGCCAAGTTATTGGCCGTTTAGGCAATCCCGTCGATGGCTATCCCGGACTGCACTGGGGCGCACTTATCGCAAAAGATTCCTACATCGATCCTTTAACCCTGCTGGACATGCCGGTGATTCGACTCAAACCGCTTTAG
- a CDS encoding Tex family protein translates to MNIAATIAAELNVKESQVSTALQLLAEGNTVPFIARYRKEATGGLDDSQLRTIEERANYLKELQERKETILAAIEEQGKLSDALKEQILACDTKARLEDLYLPYKKRRKTKADIAREAGLEELTDKLIADPNAAPEELAQAFTTEGFEDTKKALDGARAILVDRFALDADLVGEVRERMFTEGSMGAHVVEGKEAEGAKFKDYFDFNEPFHKLPSHRILALLRGENEGVLQLQLDAGDDADYEDAIASRFELDRSSKWLADAVHWGWRTKLYISSSLDVRMRLKEIAEEGALKIFATNLRDVLLAAPAGQRATIGLDPGYRNGVKCAVVDKTGKVLDTAIVYPHQPQNQWSQAVQTLSTLCAKHSVDLMAIGNGTASRETEKLAQEIADLIKQAGGQRPTPVVVSESGASVYSASPLAAEEFPDMDVSLRGAVSIARRLQDPLAELVKIDPKAIGVGQYQHDVNQTALARTLDGVVESAVNGVGVDLNTASVPLLERVAGVNSTIAANIVSYRNEHGSFASRKELKKVPRLGPKAFEQSAGFLRINGGTDPLDSSAVHPEAYPVVSRIAEKTGLGISELIGNTRVLSTLAPADFADETFGIPTVTDIIAELDKPGRDPRPEFKTATFKEGVHKVSDLTPGMILEGTVTNVAAFGAFVDVGVHQDGLVHVSAMSHKFVSDPHEVVRSGQVVKVKVMEVDVERQRIGLSFRLDDEPGQPAPKRRGDSPRGSAKSGGGGGGKRSGHKSGRGSRGGSRGRTGGQNGAGGGGAMADALKKAGF, encoded by the coding sequence GTGAATATTGCGGCCACTATCGCCGCCGAGCTCAACGTCAAGGAATCGCAGGTTTCTACCGCGTTGCAGCTGCTTGCGGAGGGTAATACCGTCCCGTTTATTGCCCGCTACCGCAAGGAGGCCACCGGCGGGCTGGATGATTCCCAGCTGCGCACCATTGAAGAGCGTGCGAATTATTTAAAGGAACTACAGGAGCGCAAGGAGACCATCCTTGCGGCGATTGAAGAGCAGGGCAAGCTTAGCGACGCCCTCAAGGAGCAAATCCTTGCCTGCGACACCAAAGCGCGCCTAGAAGATTTGTATCTGCCGTATAAGAAGCGCCGCAAAACCAAGGCCGATATTGCCCGCGAAGCCGGCCTAGAGGAGCTGACCGATAAGCTCATTGCGGATCCCAACGCCGCTCCAGAAGAGCTGGCACAGGCCTTTACCACCGAGGGCTTCGAGGACACCAAAAAGGCCCTCGACGGTGCCCGCGCCATCTTGGTGGATCGCTTCGCGCTCGACGCGGATCTGGTGGGTGAAGTACGCGAGCGTATGTTCACTGAGGGCTCCATGGGCGCGCACGTTGTTGAGGGCAAGGAAGCTGAGGGCGCGAAGTTTAAGGATTACTTCGATTTCAACGAGCCTTTCCACAAGCTGCCTTCGCACCGCATTTTGGCGCTGCTGCGTGGCGAGAATGAGGGCGTGCTGCAGTTGCAGCTAGATGCCGGCGATGACGCCGATTACGAGGACGCAATCGCCTCCCGCTTCGAGTTGGATCGCTCCTCCAAGTGGCTTGCCGACGCCGTCCATTGGGGCTGGCGCACCAAGCTCTATATTTCCTCCAGCCTGGACGTTCGCATGCGGCTAAAAGAGATCGCGGAGGAAGGCGCGCTGAAGATCTTTGCCACCAATTTGCGCGACGTGCTGCTCGCGGCACCTGCTGGCCAGCGTGCCACCATCGGCTTGGATCCGGGTTACCGCAATGGTGTGAAGTGCGCGGTAGTGGACAAAACCGGCAAGGTGCTCGATACCGCCATTGTCTACCCGCATCAGCCGCAGAACCAGTGGAGCCAAGCAGTTCAAACGCTGTCGACCCTGTGCGCCAAGCATTCTGTAGACCTTATGGCCATCGGCAACGGCACCGCCTCCCGCGAGACCGAGAAGCTTGCTCAGGAAATTGCGGACCTAATTAAACAGGCCGGCGGCCAGCGACCCACGCCCGTCGTGGTTTCCGAGTCCGGCGCCTCGGTCTACTCCGCCTCGCCGCTTGCGGCAGAAGAATTCCCTGACATGGATGTCTCGCTGCGCGGTGCGGTTTCCATCGCTCGCCGCTTGCAGGATCCTTTGGCTGAGTTGGTCAAGATCGATCCGAAGGCCATTGGTGTGGGGCAGTACCAGCACGACGTTAACCAGACGGCGCTCGCCCGCACTCTTGATGGCGTGGTGGAAAGTGCGGTAAACGGCGTGGGTGTTGATCTCAATACCGCTTCCGTCCCGCTGCTTGAACGCGTAGCGGGTGTCAATTCCACCATCGCCGCCAATATCGTTTCCTACCGCAATGAACACGGTTCTTTCGCTTCCCGCAAGGAACTGAAGAAGGTACCGCGTCTTGGACCTAAGGCCTTTGAGCAGTCTGCAGGCTTCCTCCGTATCAACGGCGGTACCGATCCACTGGATTCCTCTGCCGTACACCCAGAGGCCTATCCTGTCGTCTCCCGCATCGCGGAGAAGACGGGCCTGGGTATTTCTGAACTTATTGGCAATACCCGCGTACTCAGCACGCTGGCGCCAGCAGACTTTGCGGATGAGACTTTCGGCATTCCTACGGTGACCGATATCATCGCCGAGCTGGATAAACCCGGACGCGACCCGCGCCCTGAGTTCAAGACTGCCACCTTTAAAGAAGGCGTACATAAGGTCTCCGATCTCACCCCGGGCATGATTCTTGAGGGCACGGTGACCAACGTGGCGGCATTTGGCGCCTTCGTGGATGTCGGAGTCCATCAGGATGGCCTCGTCCATGTTTCTGCCATGAGCCACAAGTTTGTTTCCGATCCGCACGAGGTCGTGCGCTCTGGCCAGGTGGTCAAGGTGAAGGTCATGGAGGTTGATGTGGAGCGCCAGCGCATCGGTCTCTCCTTCCGTTTGGATGATGAACCGGGTCAGCCGGCTCCCAAACGCCGCGGTGATTCCCCACGCGGTTCCGCTAAGTCCGGCGGCGGAGGAGGCGGAAAGCGCTCCGGCCACAAATCCGGGCGCGGATCTCGGGGTGGCTCGCGCGGCCGCACGGGTGGACAAAATGGCGCCGGTGGTGGTGGAGCCATGGCCGATGCCCTGAAGAAGGCAGGTTTCTAG
- the lepB gene encoding signal peptidase I has product MNKDSISQEQPSEGEGAHPVQGEATQQGKEATKKKEMPWLLETLLVVATVLVIVGLFQNFIGRQYVIPSGSMEPTLHGCEGCTNDRIFTEKISYYGDGEPEPGDVVVFKGTEDWNSSYVSPRSSNPIIHGVQDALSFVSLAPPDENTLVKRVVATGGQTVSCQEGDSAVMVDGKPIEQDYVQDPPTYPVDESTGSEACGGPYFGPVEVPEGNIWVMGDNRTASADSRYHMTDKFHGTVPVENVRGKVKFVFWPFTRIGGVDDPDIQE; this is encoded by the coding sequence GTGAATAAAGACAGCATCTCGCAGGAACAGCCGTCAGAAGGCGAGGGGGCCCACCCGGTGCAGGGCGAGGCCACCCAGCAAGGCAAAGAGGCGACTAAGAAGAAGGAAATGCCGTGGCTGCTGGAAACCCTTCTGGTAGTGGCGACGGTTCTCGTGATCGTCGGACTATTCCAGAACTTTATCGGCCGGCAGTATGTGATCCCGTCGGGTTCGATGGAGCCGACTCTCCACGGCTGCGAGGGCTGCACGAATGACCGTATCTTTACGGAAAAGATCTCTTACTACGGTGACGGCGAGCCAGAGCCGGGCGATGTCGTGGTATTCAAGGGCACCGAGGACTGGAATTCCAGCTACGTCTCACCGCGTTCGTCTAATCCGATCATTCATGGCGTGCAGGATGCGTTGAGCTTCGTATCCTTGGCACCGCCAGACGAAAACACCCTGGTCAAGCGTGTGGTTGCTACCGGCGGACAGACGGTGTCCTGCCAGGAGGGCGATTCTGCCGTCATGGTAGATGGCAAACCCATCGAGCAAGACTATGTGCAAGACCCGCCTACGTACCCGGTAGATGAGTCGACCGGCTCGGAGGCCTGCGGTGGTCCGTACTTTGGTCCCGTCGAGGTACCGGAGGGCAATATCTGGGTGATGGGCGATAACCGTACTGCTTCGGCCGATTCGCGTTACCACATGACCGACAAGTTCCACGGCACGGTTCCAGTAGAAAACGTCCGCGGCAAGGTGAAATTCGTATTCTGGCCGTTTACCCGCATTGGTGGGGTCGATGACCCGGACATTCAGGAATAA